TAATTATAATATTGATTCTTATCAGCGGATTTTATTATTTAACTATTTGTTTAAATAAAACAACAAAATGTAATTATTCAAAAATAAAAAATAATATAAATTTAGATAAATATATTGCCCATGCTGGAGGCGAATATAAAAAATTATACTATACTAATTCATTAGAAGCTTTAAACTATAATTATGAAAAAGGATATAGAATTTTTGAAGTTGATATATCATTAACATCAGACAATAAAATAGTATTAATACATGATTGGAAGAACACTTCTAAAAAATATTTTTCACAAAACAAAATTCCTTCGCATAAAGAATTTATGTCTTGGAAAATGAATTATGGCTTAACACAGATTGATTTAAATACGCTGATTGAATGGATAAAAAATAAAAATAACGCGCGTATAATCACAGATGTCAAAACAAAAAATAATATTAAAATATTAAAAAAAATTTCAATAAAATATCCAGGTATTATTTCTCGAATAATCCCGCAAATATATAATTTCCAAGAATATGATCAAATCTCAAAAATGGGATATAAAAATATAATATTAACATTATATCGCATTAACAACAGCGACAAGGAAATATTAAATTTTGCGAAAGAAAAAAATATTTTAGCAATAACAATGCCAATTAATAGGGCAAAAACAGAATTACCTAAAAAGATTTTGCAACTTGGCATTCCAACTTTCGCGCATACTGTTAATTCAAAAAAGAAAGAAAAAAAATTAAAAAATAATTATTGCGTTTTTGGAATTTACACTGACTCATTAAATAGTTTTTAAATATATGGAACAAAATCTTGCTAAAAAAATATCAATAATAATTCCCCTTTTAAACGAAGCTGAATCAATAGAGGAATTAAATAAAAAAATTATTGAAGTCCTGTCTTCTTTAAATTTTGATTATGAAATAATATACATAGACGACGGCTCTACTGATAATTCCTACAAAATTTTAAAAAAATTAAAACAAGCGAATGAAAAAATAATAATTATACATTTTAAAAAAAATTTTGGAAAATCAATCGCGTTAAACATTGGATTTCAAGAAGCAATTGGAGATTTAATTATTACAATGGACGCTGACCTGCAGGACGACCCCTTGGAAATTCCTAATTTTATAGAAAAAATAAATAAAGGATATGATTTGATTTCT
The genomic region above belongs to Patescibacteria group bacterium and contains:
- a CDS encoding glycerophosphodiester phosphodiesterase family protein encodes the protein MLKQNFTLLIIIILILISGFYYLTICLNKTTKCNYSKIKNNINLDKYIAHAGGEYKKLYYTNSLEALNYNYEKGYRIFEVDISLTSDNKIVLIHDWKNTSKKYFSQNKIPSHKEFMSWKMNYGLTQIDLNTLIEWIKNKNNARIITDVKTKNNIKILKKISIKYPGIISRIIPQIYNFQEYDQISKMGYKNIILTLYRINNSDKEILNFAKEKNILAITMPINRAKTELPKKILQLGIPTFAHTVNSKKKEKKLKNNYCVFGIYTDSLNSF